Proteins encoded within one genomic window of Nordella sp. HKS 07:
- a CDS encoding enoyl-CoA hydratase family protein has translation MNRTHWVTPPLSTYQARHVLLTVTDGVAAITLNRPEKKNPLTFDSYDELTAIFAAARKDETTHAFVISGAGGNFSSGGDVLEIIGPLTEMNVPQLLRFTEMTGDLVKTMRACPQPIISAIDGICAGAGAIIAMASDLRLGTEAAKVAFLFNRVGLAGCDMGACAMLPRIIGQGRASELLFTGRALGGAEAERWGFFNRLVDPASLIEEATKLARQLVQGPTFANGMTKRMLQAEWAMSIDDAVEAEAIAQALCMKTEDFRRAYEAFAAKQKPVFKGN, from the coding sequence ATGAACCGGACCCATTGGGTGACGCCGCCTCTGAGCACCTATCAGGCGCGCCATGTTCTGCTGACGGTGACGGACGGTGTCGCCGCGATCACGCTCAACCGGCCGGAGAAGAAGAACCCGCTCACTTTCGACTCCTATGACGAGCTCACCGCCATTTTCGCCGCCGCCCGCAAGGACGAGACGACCCATGCTTTCGTGATCTCCGGCGCCGGCGGCAATTTCTCATCCGGCGGCGATGTGCTGGAGATCATCGGGCCCCTGACCGAAATGAACGTGCCGCAACTGCTGCGCTTCACCGAGATGACCGGCGATCTCGTCAAAACCATGCGCGCCTGCCCGCAGCCTATCATCTCCGCCATAGACGGCATCTGCGCCGGCGCCGGCGCCATCATCGCCATGGCTTCCGATCTGCGGCTCGGCACCGAGGCGGCGAAGGTCGCTTTCCTGTTCAACCGCGTCGGGCTGGCCGGCTGTGACATGGGCGCTTGCGCCATGCTGCCGCGCATCATCGGCCAGGGCCGCGCTTCCGAGCTGCTGTTCACCGGCCGTGCGCTGGGCGGTGCCGAAGCCGAGCGCTGGGGCTTCTTCAACCGCCTCGTCGATCCCGCAAGCCTCATCGAGGAAGCGACGAAGCTGGCACGCCAGCTGGTCCAGGGCCCGACTTTCGCCAATGGCATGACCAAGCGCATGCTGCAGGCCGAATGGGCGATGAGCATCGACGATGCGGTCGAGGCCGAAGCGATCGCCCAGGCGCTGTGCATGAAGACCGAGGATTTCCGCCGCGCCTATGAGGCCTTCGCGGCCAAGCAGAAGCCCGTCTTCAAAGGTAACTAG
- a CDS encoding RidA family protein, translating into MSDAKRQPLHHILQPPGWPRPKGYSNGIAAQGRLVFTGGLVGWNEEGVFAQGFVPQARRTLQNIMAVLKEAGAGPEHLVRLTWYVTSVDAYLADPKGLGAAYREIIGKHYPAMATVEVTRLVEPEALVEIEATAVIP; encoded by the coding sequence ATGAGCGACGCGAAGAGACAACCTTTGCATCACATCCTGCAACCGCCGGGATGGCCACGCCCCAAGGGCTATTCCAATGGCATAGCGGCGCAAGGCCGACTTGTCTTCACGGGCGGGCTCGTCGGCTGGAACGAGGAAGGCGTCTTCGCGCAAGGCTTCGTGCCGCAAGCGCGCCGGACGCTGCAGAATATCATGGCGGTGCTCAAGGAAGCGGGGGCAGGCCCCGAACATCTCGTGCGCCTCACCTGGTATGTCACATCGGTGGATGCCTATCTCGCCGACCCCAAGGGACTGGGTGCCGCCTATCGCGAGATCATCGGCAAACATTATCCCGCCATGGCGACGGTCGAGGTGACGCGCCTCGTCGAGCCCGAGGCGCTGGTCGAGATCGAAGCGACGGCGGTGATTCCTTGA
- a CDS encoding cold-shock protein — protein sequence MPVGTVKFFNSQKGFGFIQPEDGSKDIFVHISAVERANLGTLSEGQRVQFEAVTDRRTGKVSADSLEKAA from the coding sequence ATGCCGGTAGGTACAGTAAAATTCTTCAACAGTCAGAAGGGCTTCGGCTTCATTCAGCCTGAAGACGGAAGCAAGGACATTTTCGTCCATATCAGCGCCGTCGAGCGCGCCAATCTTGGCACGCTCTCGGAAGGACAGAGAGTCCAGTTCGAAGCGGTCACCGACCGCCGGACCGGAAAGGTCTCGGCTGACAGTCTGGAAAAAGCGGCTTAG
- a CDS encoding SDR family NAD(P)-dependent oxidoreductase, whose amino-acid sequence MAEKRALVTGGSRGIGRAIAMALAGAGHDVTIMGRSEATLAKAVSEGVARRSLALDVTDEKALSKAVTDSGPYHILVNNAGAAESAPFSATGLELLRRMMAVNVESAFTASRAALPGMIGLGFGRIINVASIAGLKGYAYVSAYCAAKHAVIGLTRALSAELVKTRITVNALCPGYTDTDLIANAAAAISAKTGLAPAKAIDHFARTNPSGRLITPEEVADAALWLCSEGASAVTGQAITIAGGDP is encoded by the coding sequence ATGGCGGAAAAACGAGCACTCGTCACGGGCGGAAGCCGGGGCATCGGACGCGCCATCGCCATGGCGCTTGCCGGCGCAGGCCATGACGTCACCATCATGGGCCGCTCGGAAGCAACGCTGGCCAAGGCCGTTTCCGAGGGCGTCGCCCGGCGCTCGCTCGCGCTCGATGTCACCGACGAGAAGGCGCTGAGCAAGGCGGTCACCGACAGCGGGCCCTATCATATCCTGGTCAACAATGCCGGTGCCGCCGAATCGGCGCCCTTCTCCGCCACCGGCCTCGAACTCCTCCGCCGCATGATGGCGGTGAATGTCGAAAGCGCCTTCACGGCTTCCCGCGCCGCATTGCCCGGCATGATCGGACTGGGCTTCGGCCGCATCATCAATGTCGCCTCAATTGCCGGCCTCAAAGGCTATGCTTATGTCTCCGCCTATTGCGCCGCCAAGCACGCCGTCATCGGCCTCACCCGTGCGCTGTCGGCCGAGCTTGTCAAGACGCGCATCACCGTCAACGCGCTCTGCCCCGGCTATACCGACACCGATCTCATCGCCAATGCCGCGGCCGCGATCTCGGCCAAGACCGGGCTTGCGCCCGCAAAGGCGATCGATCATTTCGCCCGGACCAATCCTTCCGGCCGGCTGATCACGCCGGAGGAAGTCGCCGATGCGGCTCTGTGGCTCTGTTCCGAAGGCGCATCCGCCGTCACCGGCCAGGCGATCACCATTGCGGGAGGCGATCCGTGA
- the kynU gene encoding kynureninase — protein sequence MISRGQAEALDLADPLRAKRQLFVLPEKTIYLDGNSLGPLPRHVAARLAGAVAEEWGQSLIRGWNAHGWFDLPRLLGDRIGGLIGAEPGTVLAADSTSINLAKVLTAALALRPDRRVILSDSGNFPSDLYVAQGVIKALGGGRELRIVGPEEVEEAISDDLAVLMLTEVDYRTGRRHDMKTLIAKAQGRGALAIWDLCHSAGAFPVDLAGANTDFAVGCGYKYLNGGPGAPAFVYVRPDLQNEVVPSLSGWMGHEAPFAFDLDYRPAKGIDRLRAGTPGVLSMIALSSALDVWDGVDLKMLRDKSVRLAELFISEVEGRCGSFGLKLASPRDAERRGSQVSFHCADGYAVMQALIAEGVIGDFRAPDIIRFGLTPLYIGFADIWDAARILERVLAERLWDRPQFKKRAAVT from the coding sequence ATGATCAGCCGCGGGCAAGCCGAGGCGCTCGATCTCGCCGATCCGCTCAGGGCGAAACGCCAGCTCTTCGTTCTGCCGGAGAAGACGATCTATCTCGACGGCAATTCGCTTGGGCCTTTGCCGCGACATGTGGCGGCGCGGCTTGCCGGCGCCGTCGCTGAAGAATGGGGCCAGAGCCTCATCCGCGGCTGGAATGCGCATGGATGGTTCGATCTGCCGCGTTTGCTGGGCGACCGGATCGGCGGACTGATCGGGGCCGAGCCGGGCACGGTGCTGGCGGCGGATTCGACCTCGATCAATCTGGCGAAGGTGCTGACCGCCGCCTTGGCGCTCCGGCCCGACCGGCGCGTCATCCTCTCCGACAGCGGAAATTTCCCGAGCGATCTCTATGTCGCGCAAGGTGTGATCAAGGCTCTGGGGGGCGGGCGGGAGCTGCGCATCGTGGGGCCGGAGGAGGTCGAGGAAGCGATCAGCGATGATCTCGCGGTGCTGATGCTGACCGAGGTCGATTACCGGACCGGCCGGCGGCATGACATGAAGACGCTCATCGCCAAGGCGCAAGGCCGGGGCGCGCTCGCCATCTGGGATCTCTGCCATTCGGCGGGCGCCTTCCCGGTCGATCTTGCGGGCGCCAACACGGATTTCGCGGTCGGATGCGGCTACAAATATCTCAATGGCGGACCGGGCGCGCCGGCCTTCGTCTATGTCAGGCCCGATCTCCAGAACGAGGTGGTGCCCTCTCTGTCGGGCTGGATGGGCCATGAAGCGCCCTTCGCCTTCGATCTCGATTACCGCCCGGCCAAAGGCATCGACCGCCTGCGCGCCGGCACGCCGGGCGTGCTCTCGATGATCGCGCTCTCGTCTGCCCTCGATGTCTGGGACGGCGTCGATCTCAAAATGCTGCGCGACAAATCGGTGCGCCTCGCCGAGCTCTTCATCTCGGAAGTCGAGGGACGCTGCGGATCTTTTGGCCTGAAGCTCGCGAGCCCGCGTGATGCGGAACGGCGTGGCAGCCAGGTGTCGTTCCATTGCGCGGACGGCTATGCGGTGATGCAGGCGCTCATCGCGGAGGGTGTCATCGGCGATTTCCGCGCCCCCGACATCATCCGCTTCGGCCTGACGCCGCTTTATATCGGTTTCGCCGACATCTGGGATGCGGCGCGCATTCTCGAACGCGTGCTGGCCGAGCGCCTGTGGGACAGGCCGCAATTCAAGAAGAGGGCCGCCGTCACATGA
- a CDS encoding acyl-CoA dehydrogenase family protein: MSDKSFLAWPFFDASHRDLEAEVLDFARHVVPNLVDHKDPDGSCRRLVAALGARGLLRHAVTAPYGGLGEKLDVRSLCLIRETLSYADGLADFAFAMQGLGTGPVTLFGTEEQKRKWLPPIADGKAISAFALSEPVAGSDVAALACVARPDGNEHVVIEGEKTWISNGGIADHYVVFCRTGEAPGAKGLSAFLVEADAPGLTIAERIETISPHPLARLRFENCRIPIANRIGKGGEGFKVAMSVLDIFRSTVGAAALGFARRALDEALIHVSTRRMTGGVLADLQMVQGQIADMALDVDASALMVYRAAWTKDQGAERITREAAMAKYTATEAAQRVIDTAVQLFGGLGVKSGSRPEQLYREIRALRIYEGASAVQKVIIARSLLSPTSHPSSRRKPGSTE, from the coding sequence ATGAGCGACAAGAGCTTCCTCGCCTGGCCGTTCTTCGATGCGAGCCATCGCGATCTCGAGGCGGAGGTTCTGGATTTCGCCCGCCATGTAGTCCCGAACCTCGTCGATCATAAGGATCCCGATGGGTCGTGCCGCCGCCTTGTCGCCGCTTTGGGCGCGCGTGGTTTGTTGCGCCACGCGGTGACCGCTCCCTATGGCGGACTTGGCGAGAAGCTCGACGTGCGCTCTCTGTGCCTTATCCGCGAGACATTGAGTTATGCCGACGGGCTCGCCGATTTCGCTTTCGCCATGCAAGGCCTCGGCACCGGTCCTGTCACTTTGTTCGGCACCGAAGAGCAGAAGCGCAAATGGCTGCCGCCCATTGCCGATGGCAAGGCCATCTCGGCCTTCGCTCTGTCCGAGCCGGTAGCCGGTTCCGATGTGGCGGCCCTTGCCTGCGTGGCGCGGCCCGACGGCAATGAGCATGTTGTCATCGAGGGCGAGAAGACCTGGATTTCCAATGGCGGCATCGCCGACCATTATGTCGTCTTCTGCCGTACCGGCGAGGCGCCGGGGGCCAAAGGCCTGAGCGCCTTTCTGGTCGAGGCGGATGCGCCGGGTCTCACCATTGCCGAGCGCATCGAGACGATCTCGCCCCATCCGCTCGCGAGGCTGCGCTTCGAGAATTGCCGCATTCCCATCGCCAACCGCATCGGCAAGGGCGGTGAAGGCTTCAAGGTCGCCATGTCGGTGCTCGACATCTTCCGCTCGACGGTGGGGGCGGCCGCTCTGGGCTTCGCGCGCCGCGCCCTCGACGAGGCGCTGATCCATGTGTCGACCCGGCGCATGACCGGCGGCGTGCTCGCCGATCTCCAGATGGTGCAGGGCCAGATCGCCGACATGGCGCTCGATGTCGATGCTTCCGCTCTGATGGTCTATCGCGCCGCCTGGACCAAGGACCAGGGCGCCGAGCGCATCACGCGCGAAGCCGCCATGGCGAAATACACCGCGACCGAGGCGGCGCAGCGCGTGATCGACACCGCCGTCCAGCTCTTCGGCGGCCTCGGCGTAAAATCGGGCTCACGGCCCGAGCAGCTCTATCGCGAGATCCGCGCTTTGCGCATCTATGAAGGCGCCAGCGCCGTGCAGAAGGTTATCATCGCGCGCTCGCTGCTCTCACCGACATCTCACCCGTCATCCCGGCGAAAGCCGGGATCCACTGAATAG
- the rpsU gene encoding 30S ribosomal protein S21 has translation MQVFVRDNNIDQALKILKKKMQREGLFREIKRRSAYEKPSERKTRERAEAIRRIRKLARKKAQREGLIPMPKAKERPPRPGDVFRLPRPVQATSGAAAPAK, from the coding sequence ATGCAGGTGTTTGTTCGCGACAACAATATCGACCAGGCGCTGAAAATTCTGAAGAAGAAGATGCAGCGCGAAGGTCTTTTCCGCGAGATCAAGAGGCGTTCGGCTTATGAAAAGCCGTCCGAGCGGAAAACGCGCGAAAGGGCCGAGGCGATACGCCGGATAAGAAAGCTGGCGCGCAAGAAAGCGCAACGTGAAGGCTTGATTCCTATGCCCAAGGCCAAGGAAAGGCCGCCGCGACCTGGCGACGTCTTCCGCTTGCCTCGACCAGTCCAGGCCACATCGGGCGCGGCAGCACCGGCGAAATGA
- a CDS encoding MarR family winged helix-turn-helix transcriptional regulator, with protein MWIDAETAVAARPADHKMELRLWLRLLSCSRLIENDIRRHLNAEFDFSLPRFDILAQLDRADEGLVLGEVSKRLMVSAGNITSLVEGLVKSGHITRTTSSGDRRAQVIRLTDKGRREFRRMAKVHGDWIADYFERLPQKDIDRLMDLLAALKDSARESILTREEP; from the coding sequence ATCTGGATCGATGCCGAGACCGCGGTGGCGGCCAGGCCCGCCGATCACAAGATGGAATTGCGCCTGTGGCTGCGTCTTCTCTCGTGCTCGCGCCTCATCGAGAACGACATCCGCCGCCATCTCAACGCCGAGTTCGATTTCAGCCTGCCGCGTTTCGACATATTGGCGCAGCTCGACCGCGCCGATGAGGGCCTGGTGCTGGGCGAGGTGTCGAAGCGGCTGATGGTCTCGGCCGGCAATATCACCAGCCTGGTCGAGGGATTGGTGAAATCCGGCCACATCACCCGCACCACCTCGAGCGGCGACCGCCGCGCCCAGGTTATCCGCCTCACCGACAAGGGCCGGCGCGAATTCCGCCGCATGGCCAAGGTCCATGGTGACTGGATCGCCGATTATTTCGAGCGCCTGCCGCAGAAGGACATCGACAGATTGATGGATCTCCTGGCGGCGCTGAAGGACTCGGCGCGCGAAAGCATCCTCACGAGGGAGGAACCATGA
- a CDS encoding benzoate-CoA ligase family protein — protein sequence MIPSAYADTFARDHLPPTDLWPDLAFDLPEYQYPDRLNCVSELLDRWLDKGWQERPCMISDSGTVTYGEMAERVNRIANVLVEDCKLVPGGRVLLRSANNPQFVAAYLAVMKAGGIAVATMPLLRARELAFPIGKAKIALALCDARLSDEMEKAKALAPDLKRIVYFNSAEPDGLEALMRKASPAFTACDTAADDVCLIGFTSGTTGEPKGTMHFHRDVLLIADGYGKHVLKAEASDRFIGSPPLAFTFGLGGLVIFPLRVGAASILLEKATPDDLIAAIDRHQATISFTAPTAYRAMLAKLGPGSGKSLRKCVSAGETLPKAVFEAWLERTGIKLMDGIGATEMLHIFIGAPEDKIRAGATGLPVPGYQARIVDEQGNEAPRGTPGRLAVKGPIGCRYLDDPRQRKYVEKGWNITGDTFIQDEEGYFWFQARSDDMIISSGYNISGPEIENALLTHPAIAECAVIGVADEERGMVPKAFIVLKAGNPKDASMVKLLQDHVKAEIAPYKYPRRIEFRDALPRTQTGKLQRFALRAEEAGK from the coding sequence ATGATTCCGAGCGCCTATGCCGATACTTTCGCCCGCGATCATCTGCCGCCCACCGATTTATGGCCCGATCTCGCCTTCGATCTCCCGGAATACCAATATCCCGACCGTCTCAATTGCGTGAGCGAGCTGCTCGACCGCTGGCTCGACAAGGGCTGGCAGGAGCGGCCCTGCATGATCAGCGACAGCGGCACCGTCACCTATGGCGAGATGGCCGAGCGGGTGAACCGCATCGCCAATGTGCTGGTCGAGGACTGCAAGCTCGTCCCCGGTGGACGGGTTCTGCTGCGCTCGGCCAACAATCCGCAATTCGTGGCCGCTTATCTCGCCGTGATGAAAGCTGGCGGCATCGCGGTCGCCACCATGCCGCTCCTGCGCGCCCGGGAGCTCGCCTTTCCGATCGGCAAGGCGAAGATCGCCCTGGCGCTCTGTGACGCGCGTCTGTCGGACGAAATGGAGAAGGCCAAGGCGCTGGCGCCCGATCTCAAACGCATCGTCTATTTCAACAGCGCCGAGCCGGACGGCCTCGAAGCCCTGATGCGCAAGGCATCGCCCGCCTTCACCGCATGCGACACGGCGGCGGACGATGTCTGCCTCATCGGCTTCACCTCGGGCACGACCGGCGAGCCCAAGGGCACGATGCATTTCCATCGCGATGTGCTGCTGATCGCCGACGGGTATGGAAAACATGTGCTGAAGGCGGAGGCTTCCGACCGTTTCATCGGCTCGCCGCCGCTCGCCTTCACCTTCGGGCTGGGCGGGCTGGTGATCTTTCCGCTGCGCGTCGGCGCCGCGTCCATCTTGCTCGAGAAGGCCACACCCGACGATCTGATCGCGGCCATCGACCGGCATCAGGCGACGATCAGCTTCACCGCGCCCACAGCCTATCGCGCCATGCTGGCGAAGCTCGGGCCCGGTTCCGGAAAATCCCTGCGCAAATGCGTATCGGCGGGCGAGACCTTGCCCAAGGCGGTATTCGAAGCCTGGCTCGAGCGCACCGGCATAAAACTCATGGACGGGATCGGCGCCACCGAGATGCTGCATATCTTCATCGGCGCGCCCGAGGACAAGATCCGCGCCGGTGCGACCGGCCTGCCGGTGCCGGGCTATCAGGCGCGCATCGTCGATGAGCAGGGCAACGAGGCGCCGCGTGGCACGCCCGGCCGTCTCGCGGTGAAGGGACCGATCGGCTGCCGCTATCTCGACGATCCGCGCCAGCGCAAGTATGTCGAGAAGGGCTGGAACATCACCGGCGATACTTTCATCCAGGACGAGGAGGGCTATTTCTGGTTCCAGGCGCGCTCCGACGACATGATCATCTCGTCCGGCTACAATATATCGGGGCCGGAGATCGAGAATGCGCTCCTCACCCATCCGGCGATCGCCGAATGTGCGGTGATCGGCGTTGCCGACGAGGAACGCGGCATGGTACCGAAAGCCTTCATCGTCCTGAAGGCGGGAAACCCCAAGGACGCCAGCATGGTGAAGCTCTTGCAGGACCACGTGAAGGCCGAGATCGCGCCCTATAAATATCCGCGCCGCATCGAATTCCGCGACGCGCTGCCCAGGACCCAGACCGGCAAGTTGCAGCGCTTTGCGCTGCGCGCCGAAGAGGCCGGCAAATGA
- a CDS encoding 3-hydroxyacyl-CoA dehydrogenase NAD-binding domain-containing protein — translation MPVSLTRDDGIAVITIDNPPVNAASHAVRQGLADAIAAIAEDKTLRGVILACAGKTFVAGADIREFGKPPVPPSLRDVIAALEALTIPVVAAIHGTALGGGFELALGCHYRVMDRNAFVGLPEVTLGIIPGAGGTQRLPRLIGMAPSIDMITSGRRVPAKEALELGIADNVAEHDLLAEARAFIATKPAVRRLCDLLSIAAGFTDAHKQISQKARGQASPLRALDVLEETAGMDFAQGMAREAEVFAELRNSDQARALRYIFFAEREIAKIPEAEARPVPVAQPGIIGGGLMGTGIAAAALLAGLSVILVERDRPSADLARDRVLGLLRASVERGKLAQSDFDRIAAGGLRTTAAMADLSTADLVIEAAFEDLGVKQAIFRDLDSIAKPEAILATNTSYLDVGAIADVTSRPKQVIGLHFFSPAHIMKLLEVVVPPNAAPETVATGFALARKLGKIAVRAGVCDGFIGNRILSAYRKQAEYLMEDGAAPAEIDAAFRGFGLPMGVFEMQDMAGLDIVWANRKALSPRRDPRERYVRIVDLICERGRFGRKTGSGYYNYAGKSPVPDEETLAIIAEERRRNGVTARGFTSDEIMDRILLAMINEGARILDEGIALRPGDIDVVMVNGYGFPRWRGGPMFIADEIGVKEILRRIEILAREDAWFWRPSALLIRLAEAGGKFAK, via the coding sequence TTGCCGGTATCACTCACCCGCGACGACGGCATCGCCGTCATCACCATCGACAATCCGCCGGTGAATGCGGCCTCGCATGCGGTGCGCCAGGGCCTCGCCGACGCCATCGCCGCGATCGCTGAGGACAAGACGCTGCGCGGCGTCATTCTCGCCTGCGCCGGCAAGACCTTCGTCGCCGGCGCCGACATCCGCGAATTCGGCAAGCCGCCGGTCCCGCCGTCGCTGCGCGACGTGATCGCGGCGCTCGAAGCACTCACCATACCGGTCGTCGCCGCCATCCACGGCACGGCTCTGGGCGGCGGCTTCGAGCTGGCGCTCGGCTGCCACTATCGCGTCATGGATAGAAATGCCTTTGTCGGCCTGCCGGAAGTGACGCTCGGCATCATACCGGGCGCCGGAGGCACCCAGCGCCTGCCGCGCCTGATCGGTATGGCCCCGTCCATCGATATGATCACCTCCGGCCGCCGCGTGCCCGCGAAGGAAGCCCTTGAGCTCGGCATCGCGGATAACGTCGCTGAACACGATCTTCTCGCCGAAGCGCGCGCGTTCATCGCGACGAAGCCGGCCGTGAGGCGCCTCTGCGATCTCCTTTCCATCGCAGCCGGCTTCACCGATGCGCACAAGCAGATATCGCAGAAAGCGCGCGGCCAGGCGAGCCCGCTGCGGGCACTCGATGTTCTGGAAGAAACCGCCGGCATGGACTTCGCGCAAGGCATGGCGCGCGAGGCGGAAGTCTTCGCTGAGCTGCGTAATTCCGACCAGGCGCGCGCGCTGCGATACATCTTCTTTGCCGAACGCGAGATCGCCAAAATTCCTGAGGCGGAAGCCAGGCCTGTACCGGTCGCGCAACCGGGCATCATTGGCGGCGGCCTCATGGGAACTGGCATCGCCGCCGCGGCCCTCCTGGCTGGCCTCTCCGTCATTCTGGTCGAACGCGACCGGCCGTCAGCCGATCTCGCCCGTGACCGGGTGTTGGGTCTGTTGAGAGCCTCAGTCGAGCGCGGCAAACTTGCGCAATCGGACTTTGACCGGATCGCAGCAGGTGGATTGCGCACCACCGCCGCAATGGCTGATCTCAGCACCGCCGATCTGGTGATCGAAGCGGCTTTCGAGGACCTCGGTGTGAAGCAGGCGATCTTCCGCGATCTCGACAGCATCGCCAAGCCGGAGGCGATCCTCGCCACCAACACCTCCTATCTCGATGTCGGCGCCATTGCCGATGTCACCTCGCGGCCGAAACAGGTCATCGGCCTGCATTTCTTCTCGCCCGCTCATATCATGAAGCTGCTCGAAGTGGTCGTCCCGCCCAATGCCGCTCCCGAAACCGTCGCGACCGGCTTCGCGCTCGCCCGCAAGCTCGGCAAGATCGCGGTGAGAGCCGGCGTCTGCGACGGTTTCATCGGCAACCGCATCCTCTCCGCCTATCGCAAGCAGGCCGAATATCTGATGGAGGATGGTGCCGCACCGGCGGAGATAGATGCCGCCTTCCGCGGTTTCGGGTTGCCCATGGGCGTCTTCGAGATGCAGGATATGGCGGGGCTCGACATCGTCTGGGCCAACCGCAAGGCGCTCTCTCCCAGGCGCGATCCGCGCGAGCGTTATGTCCGCATCGTCGATCTCATTTGCGAGCGTGGCCGCTTCGGCCGCAAGACCGGCAGCGGCTATTACAACTACGCCGGCAAGAGTCCGGTGCCCGACGAAGAGACTTTGGCCATCATCGCCGAGGAGCGCCGACGTAACGGCGTGACGGCGCGCGGTTTCACGAGCGATGAGATCATGGACCGCATCCTGCTCGCCATGATCAATGAAGGGGCGCGTATTCTCGATGAGGGCATCGCCCTCAGGCCCGGCGACATCGACGTGGTGATGGTCAATGGCTATGGCTTTCCGCGCTGGCGCGGCGGGCCGATGTTCATCGCCGACGAGATCGGCGTCAAGGAAATCCTGCGCCGCATCGAGATCCTGGCGAGGGAGGATGCCTGGTTCTGGCGGCCATCGGCCTTGCTGATACGGTTGGCAGAAGCAGGCGGGAAATTCGCGAAGTGA